The following are encoded in a window of Carya illinoinensis cultivar Pawnee chromosome 15, C.illinoinensisPawnee_v1, whole genome shotgun sequence genomic DNA:
- the LOC122295723 gene encoding alpha/beta hydrolase domain-containing protein 17B-like has translation MGNVTSSVAAKFAFFPPDPPTYDIYREEDGRLVFPGVTADKNVDVHLLDTKGGNKIVAMLWRHPFARFTLLYSHGNAADLGQMHELFIELRAHLRVNIMSYDYSGYGASTGKPSELNTYYDIEAVYNCLKSEYGIKQEDLILYGQSVGSGPTVHLASRFQKLRGVVLHSAILSGIRVLYPVKMTFWFDIFKNIDKIRNVSCPVLVIHGTNDDIVDWSHGKRLWELSKEKYDPLWVKGGGHCNLETYPEYIKHLRKFVNAMEKLSLTRPTKQLTSNSSFTEDRHNKCLRFGKR, from the exons ATGGGCAATGTGACGTCGAGCGTGGCTGCCAAATTCGCTTTCTTTCCACCAGACCCGCCAACCTATGACATATACAGGGAAGAGGATGGGAGGCTGGTGTTCCCCGGGGTGACGGCCGACAAGAATGTGGACGTGCATTTGCTGGACACCAAGGGCGGGAACAAAATCGTTGCCATGCTTTGGAGGCACCCTTTTGCACGGTTCACGTTGCTGTACTCGCATGGCAACGCTGCTGACTTGGGTCAGATGCACGAGCTCTTTATCGAGCTTAGGGCTCATCTGCGTGTCAATATCATGAG CTATGATTATTCAGGATATGGAGCATCGACTGGTAAG CCTTCTGAGTTGAACACCTATTATGACATAGAGGCTGTATACAACTGTTTGAAGAGCGAATATGGAATTAAGCAAGAGGATTTGATTTTGTATGGCCAATCTGTTGGAAGTGGACCAACTGTGCACTTGGCTTCTCGGTTTCAAAAGTTGAGAGGTGTTGTTCTTCATAGCGCCATTCTTTCGGGCATACGGGTGTTATATCCAGTCAAGATGACATTTTGGTTTGACATTTTTAAA AATATAGACAAAATTCGGAATGTCAGCTGTCCAGTTTTAGTTATACat GGAACAAATGATGACATTGTTGATTGGTCCCATGGAAAGCGTTTATGGGAACTTTCCAAGGAAAAATACGATCCCTTATGGGTCAAGGGTGGGGGGCATTGCAACCTTGAAACTTATCCTGAGTATATTAAGCACTTGCGCAAGTTTGTAAATGCAATGGAGAAACTCTCACTCACAAGACCGACGAAACAACTCACTTCTAACTCAAGCTTTACAGAAGACAGACACAACAAGTGCTTGAGATTTGGAAAACGATAG